Proteins found in one Helicobacter sp. NHP19-003 genomic segment:
- the rocF gene encoding arginase yields the protein MILTTLTAEIGASKHGSSVGILRLKERLLEKYPEISEHMVLIRQKQCFLQDFFRFAKNFEDYYFFCKDSLIPSMRAVFKRGDFPVILSAEHSGAFGIVQALRSVHPNKTIGILYIDAHADIHTAYDSDSGNLHGMPLGMVLNKVHSGKNALNAQEIEYWERLCALDLPRGALEFNPKHLVYFGVRSAEAGERKMIKDCEIPLFSVAEIRENMPSVVAQSLRHLEGVDMVYLSLDIDVLDGKIFSSTGVRENNGLTPKELKELLNGLLRAFKERLVGVELTEYNPELWDGSNPDEEVIWGLLEDVVCVVEGKC from the coding sequence ATGATTTTAACGACTTTAACCGCCGAGATTGGGGCGAGCAAACACGGGAGCAGTGTGGGGATACTTAGGCTGAAAGAAAGGCTGCTTGAAAAGTACCCTGAGATCAGCGAGCACATGGTCTTGATCCGCCAAAAGCAATGTTTTTTACAAGATTTTTTTAGATTTGCCAAAAACTTTGAAGATTATTACTTTTTTTGCAAGGACAGCCTCATCCCTAGCATGCGGGCAGTGTTTAAAAGGGGGGACTTTCCTGTGATTTTAAGTGCCGAACACTCGGGAGCGTTTGGCATTGTGCAAGCTTTGCGCTCAGTACACCCGAATAAAACCATAGGTATTTTATACATAGATGCACACGCCGACATACACACGGCTTATGACAGCGACTCGGGCAATTTGCATGGCATGCCCCTTGGCATGGTTTTAAACAAAGTCCACTCAGGGAAAAACGCTCTAAATGCCCAAGAAATCGAGTATTGGGAGAGGCTATGCGCCCTAGACCTACCTAGAGGGGCACTAGAGTTTAACCCCAAGCACCTTGTTTATTTTGGTGTGCGCAGTGCGGAGGCTGGCGAGCGCAAAATGATCAAAGATTGTGAAATCCCCCTTTTTAGCGTGGCTGAGATTAGAGAGAACATGCCCAGCGTGGTGGCGCAAAGTCTTAGACACTTAGAGGGCGTGGATATGGTGTATTTGAGCTTAGACATCGATGTTTTAGACGGCAAGATTTTTAGCTCCACAGGGGTGAGGGAGAACAACGGACTAACCCCAAAGGAATTAAAAGAGCTGTTAAACGGGCTTTTAAGGGCGTTTAAAGAGCGCTTAGTGGGCGTGGAACTCACCGAGTACAACCCCGAGCTGTGGGACGGGTCTAACCCTGATGAAGAGGTCATTTGGGGGCTTTTAGAAGATGTTGTGTGTGTGGTGGAGGGCAAATGTTAG
- a CDS encoding cation acetate symporter yields the protein MAWLSLIFLGVSALSGAGLAPMQVQKQEFNPTAVAMFALFVLSTLCITYYSSKKSQSARGFYTAGGSITGLQNGTAIAGDFMSAASFLGITALVFTNGFDGLIYSVGFLVGWPIILFLIAEKFRNLGKFTFADITAYRLEAKPIRILSAISALSVVVFYLIAQMVGAGQLIQLLFGLPYSVAVVLVGILMICYVAFGGMHATTWVQIIKAILLLLGATFMAVMILYLTKFDLSHYFSQAIKHHPKGEAIMAPGTFLPNTASAISLGLALMFGTAGLPHILMRFFTVKDAKEARKSVFYATTLIGYFYILTFIIGFGAIALLYTHPEFVGPNGVYNGVKNMVAINLAGVIGGDVFLGFISAVAFATILAVVSGLAISGAGAIGHDLFVHAFKNGVCDPKLEMRVTKGATIGIGLLAIVLGLVFENQNVAFMVGLAFGIAASVNFSILFLSIYWKNLTTKGAFWGGLVGWLAVVLMVVLSPSIWVKSLGHAHALFPYDHPALFSMPLTFILIYAISKCDQSLRAQLDRAGFSAQDFRAQSGVGISGASQH from the coding sequence ATGGCATGGCTTAGTTTAATTTTTTTGGGTGTGAGTGCCCTTAGTGGGGCGGGGTTAGCACCTATGCAGGTGCAAAAGCAAGAGTTCAACCCCACCGCTGTCGCCATGTTTGCGCTCTTTGTGCTAAGCACTCTGTGCATCACCTACTATTCGAGCAAAAAGAGTCAAAGTGCGCGCGGATTTTACACCGCCGGAGGGAGCATCACGGGACTGCAAAACGGCACCGCCATTGCGGGCGATTTTATGAGTGCAGCGAGTTTTTTAGGCATCACAGCTTTGGTCTTTACAAATGGCTTTGATGGCTTGATTTATTCGGTGGGCTTTTTGGTGGGCTGGCCGATCATTTTGTTTTTGATCGCCGAGAAATTCCGCAACTTAGGCAAATTCACCTTCGCCGACATCACCGCCTACCGCCTAGAAGCCAAGCCCATTCGCATTCTATCCGCCATTTCGGCTTTAAGCGTGGTGGTCTTTTATTTGATCGCCCAAATGGTGGGGGCAGGCCAACTCATACAACTTCTCTTTGGTCTGCCCTACAGTGTGGCAGTGGTCTTGGTGGGGATTTTGATGATCTGTTATGTCGCCTTTGGCGGCATGCACGCCACCACTTGGGTGCAGATCATCAAAGCGATCTTGCTCCTTTTGGGAGCGACTTTCATGGCGGTGATGATCTTATACCTAACCAAGTTTGATCTTAGCCACTACTTTTCTCAAGCGATCAAGCACCACCCTAAAGGCGAGGCGATCATGGCGCCCGGGACTTTTTTGCCCAACACCGCTTCTGCCATTTCTTTAGGGCTGGCTTTAATGTTTGGCACGGCAGGTTTGCCCCATATTTTAATGCGTTTTTTCACGGTCAAGGATGCCAAAGAAGCGCGCAAGTCGGTTTTTTACGCCACGACTTTGATCGGCTACTTTTATATCCTCACTTTTATCATCGGATTTGGGGCGATCGCCCTGCTTTACACCCACCCGGAGTTTGTGGGGCCTAATGGGGTGTATAATGGAGTGAAAAACATGGTCGCCATTAACCTAGCCGGGGTGATCGGGGGCGATGTGTTTTTAGGGTTCATCTCAGCGGTCGCCTTCGCCACGATTTTAGCCGTAGTTTCAGGGCTGGCGATCTCTGGAGCTGGAGCGATCGGGCATGATTTATTCGTGCATGCGTTTAAAAATGGCGTGTGTGATCCTAAATTGGAAATGCGCGTTACCAAAGGTGCGACTATCGGGATCGGGCTTTTGGCGATTGTGCTAGGGCTTGTCTTTGAAAACCAAAATGTCGCCTTTATGGTGGGCTTGGCTTTTGGAATCGCCGCGAGCGTGAATTTCTCCATTTTGTTTCTAAGCATTTATTGGAAGAATCTCACCACAAAGGGCGCATTTTGGGGCGGGCTTGTCGGCTGGCTGGCGGTGGTGCTGATGGTGGTTTTGAGCCCTAGTATTTGGGTGAAGAGCTTAGGGCACGCCCACGCCCTTTTCCCCTACGACCACCCCGCTCTCTTTTCCATGCCCTTGACTTTTATTTTGATTTACGCCATTTCTAAATGCGATCAAAGTCTAAGGGCGCAGCTAGACAGGGCGGGCTTTAGCGCACAAGATTTTAGGGCGCAAAGCGGAGTGGGGATTTCAGGCGCAAGCCAACATTGA
- a CDS encoding Eco57I restriction-modification methylase domain-containing protein, giving the protein MQEALKQIQALSPKLEQAIKSDNEHQLEDNFISQVLEILGWQFLRQEEKAFQGKSLKPDFLLFASPNELESYQALDKDQRRENLGFSAILESKKPSQELDTRKVQDNPHHQILNYLDTLDHKYGFLTNGRLWRFYDTNRRTSHKAYLEFDLEGILNPQLFSQQALQAFELFYHLFNANKFATRTQEIKDTEENAINAKREDLERVIFARTDARPIFEQIGVALHAKNQEAPLDLIYENTLYFIFRLLFIGYFEDKYGTLLKAKRKDFKKYLSLERILQLSADQDPTSYGGMGELETLFKIYDKGNANYKMPVFNGGLFDSSKTALFDTGQILSDKELHQILAQLLYFGDEKRNYTNLGVAQLGRVYEKLLEFKFAIATQDTYLSTEQNATFTPTKPTKGNFTTYKKGALYFKNNNNSRKASGSYYTPQDITRHLVKKALKDLNAQNLESFKVLDNACGSGAFLVEALNQASKMAREFTFTPTFKKAFDAERAKIKAIAKTYLEGYEPDDDDILKRLLLKKMIYGVDKNPFSVELAKLSLWIDSFIFGTPLSFLEHHIKCGDALMGCSVKEFLAWAQKGGANLFNSSFRQELETLQADLGKLADIKDTDQDEIQESKALYAQIKPNLDKLNLYLNFYTATQLVKARNDPQELKFWKENAEGLEGINLELLLPPQERTDPKLKQDPDTYAKLRQKVQTLATEFRFFNYDLEFADALQAQTLFASGFHAIITNPPWEKTKFDEAQFFAPLIDNYRRLSPQEKRLAQENAKAKDTSLQAQLEKEQAHAKTLSEHYKARYPLNKGAGDSNLFRFFVERDLGLFSGRLCLVVPAALMLEEGSLALREHLLTHHSLESFESFENRQKIFKEVDSRFKFALLCLKATPPSPKHQINARFYCTHLKELEHPALEIPQQSVLNSPKKSIKEIHTQEDLTILGHLEAGFARLEAGWLDFRRELDMTNDNDLFTPIGEKWFTHAHTGLPYKDEPKKARGAKATPPQTPTDQLETFLLLEGKHIHQFNANFANPRYEVLKSALETRLESKEQARAKKAGYTGETTHEHRYFRLGYRGIARDTDERSLIVSLLPAHCTAGNSIYVSVPYRYTSEGIQETPLLQTLFALGVLNSLVIDYYLRHLTQININKFYMLQLPMPQPTTQEILTTPNYLQVAKLALECQLFHDHQAHFTPLLSATTDPKGGDRGRNAERLKPPHNKKNTFSSFSIENGIFEGLHALAPLEIPKTPAQLTQKRAELDILIATKIYRLTPEQFRHIISTFSVLAKKNGEFVRALEEALKP; this is encoded by the coding sequence ATGCAAGAGGCGTTAAAACAAATCCAAGCCCTAAGCCCCAAGTTAGAGCAAGCCATCAAAAGCGACAACGAGCACCAATTAGAGGATAACTTCATCTCACAAGTCCTAGAGATTTTAGGCTGGCAATTTTTACGCCAAGAAGAAAAGGCGTTTCAAGGCAAGAGCTTAAAACCAGACTTCTTGTTATTTGCAAGCCCAAACGAGTTAGAAAGCTACCAAGCCCTAGACAAAGACCAACGGCGCGAAAATCTAGGCTTTAGCGCCATCTTAGAGAGCAAAAAGCCCAGCCAAGAGCTAGACACCCGCAAGGTGCAAGACAACCCCCACCACCAAATCCTAAACTACCTAGACACCCTAGATCACAAATACGGCTTTTTAACCAATGGACGGCTGTGGCGCTTTTACGACACTAACAGACGCACCAGCCACAAGGCGTATTTAGAATTTGACCTAGAGGGCATCTTAAACCCCCAACTCTTCAGCCAACAAGCCCTACAAGCCTTTGAGCTCTTTTACCACCTTTTCAACGCCAATAAGTTTGCCACACGCACCCAAGAAATCAAAGACACTGAAGAAAACGCCATCAATGCCAAGAGGGAGGACTTAGAGCGGGTGATCTTCGCCCGCACAGACGCGCGCCCCATTTTTGAGCAAATCGGCGTGGCTTTGCATGCCAAAAACCAAGAAGCCCCCCTAGACTTGATTTACGAAAACACCCTTTACTTCATCTTTAGATTGCTCTTCATCGGCTACTTTGAGGACAAATACGGCACACTCTTAAAAGCCAAACGCAAGGACTTTAAAAAATATTTGAGCCTAGAGCGGATACTCCAACTCAGTGCCGACCAAGACCCCACCAGCTACGGCGGTATGGGCGAATTAGAAACCCTGTTTAAAATCTACGACAAGGGCAATGCCAACTACAAAATGCCCGTGTTTAACGGCGGGCTGTTCGACTCGTCTAAGACCGCCCTGTTTGACACGGGGCAAATCTTAAGCGACAAAGAATTGCACCAAATCTTAGCCCAACTGCTCTACTTTGGGGACGAAAAACGCAACTACACCAACTTAGGCGTGGCCCAGCTCGGGCGGGTGTATGAAAAACTTTTAGAATTTAAATTCGCCATCGCCACGCAAGACACCTACCTAAGCACGGAGCAAAACGCCACCTTCACCCCCACCAAGCCTACAAAAGGCAACTTCACCACCTACAAAAAAGGCGCGCTTTACTTTAAAAACAACAACAACTCTAGAAAAGCCAGCGGGAGCTACTACACCCCCCAAGACATCACCCGCCACCTAGTGAAAAAAGCCCTAAAGGACTTAAACGCCCAAAACCTAGAGAGTTTTAAGGTGTTAGACAACGCCTGTGGGAGCGGAGCGTTTTTGGTGGAGGCATTAAACCAAGCCAGCAAAATGGCAAGAGAATTTACCTTCACCCCCACATTTAAAAAGGCGTTTGACGCTGAGCGCGCCAAAATCAAAGCCATCGCCAAGACTTACCTAGAAGGCTATGAGCCAGACGACGACGACATCTTAAAACGCCTGTTGTTGAAGAAAATGATTTACGGCGTGGATAAAAACCCTTTCAGCGTGGAGTTAGCCAAATTGTCGCTGTGGATAGACAGCTTCATCTTTGGCACGCCTTTAAGCTTTTTAGAGCACCACATCAAATGCGGAGACGCGTTAATGGGCTGTAGCGTGAAAGAGTTTTTAGCGTGGGCACAAAAGGGCGGGGCAAATCTCTTCAACTCTTCCTTTAGGCAAGAATTGGAAACCTTGCAAGCCGACTTAGGCAAACTTGCCGACATCAAGGACACCGACCAAGACGAAATCCAAGAGTCCAAAGCCCTTTACGCCCAAATCAAGCCCAACCTAGACAAACTCAATTTATACCTAAACTTCTACACCGCCACCCAGCTTGTCAAAGCCCGCAACGACCCCCAAGAACTCAAGTTTTGGAAAGAAAACGCCGAAGGCTTAGAGGGCATTAACCTAGAACTCTTACTCCCCCCACAAGAACGCACCGACCCTAAACTCAAACAAGACCCCGACACCTACGCCAAGTTACGCCAAAAAGTCCAAACCCTAGCCACAGAGTTTCGGTTTTTCAACTACGATTTGGAGTTTGCGGACGCTTTACAAGCCCAAACCCTATTTGCCAGCGGGTTTCACGCCATCATCACCAACCCCCCATGGGAGAAAACCAAATTTGACGAAGCCCAGTTTTTCGCCCCCTTGATAGACAACTACCGCCGTCTAAGCCCCCAAGAAAAACGCCTAGCCCAAGAAAACGCCAAAGCTAAAGACACCAGCCTACAAGCCCAGCTAGAAAAAGAACAAGCCCACGCCAAAACCCTAAGCGAGCACTACAAAGCCCGCTACCCCCTAAACAAAGGGGCAGGCGATAGCAATCTCTTCCGCTTTTTTGTGGAGCGGGATTTGGGCTTATTTAGCGGGCGTTTGTGCCTTGTCGTGCCCGCTGCCCTGATGCTTGAGGAGGGCTCTTTAGCCCTAAGAGAGCACCTACTCACGCACCACAGCCTAGAGAGCTTTGAGAGTTTTGAAAACCGCCAAAAGATTTTTAAAGAGGTGGATAGCCGTTTTAAATTCGCCCTGCTCTGCCTAAAAGCCACCCCCCCAAGCCCTAAGCACCAAATCAACGCCCGCTTTTACTGCACCCATTTAAAAGAGCTAGAGCACCCCGCCCTTGAAATCCCCCAGCAAAGCGTCCTAAACAGCCCCAAGAAGTCCATAAAAGAAATCCACACCCAAGAGGATTTAACCATCTTAGGGCATTTAGAGGCGGGGTTTGCACGGCTTGAGGCGGGGTGGTTAGATTTTAGGCGTGAGCTAGACATGACCAATGATAACGACCTATTCACCCCGATAGGAGAGAAGTGGTTCACCCACGCCCACACAGGCCTGCCCTATAAAGACGAACCCAAAAAGGCGAGAGGAGCAAAAGCCACGCCACCGCAAACGCCCACCGACCAGCTAGAAACCTTCTTACTCTTAGAAGGCAAGCACATACACCAGTTTAACGCTAATTTTGCCAACCCCCGCTATGAGGTGTTAAAGAGTGCTTTAGAGACACGCCTAGAGAGCAAAGAGCAAGCCAGAGCTAAAAAAGCAGGCTACACAGGCGAAACCACCCACGAGCACCGCTATTTTAGGCTAGGGTATCGTGGCATTGCTAGGGATACGGACGAGCGGAGCTTAATCGTGTCGCTACTACCCGCACATTGCACCGCCGGCAACAGCATTTATGTCAGCGTCCCTTACCGCTACACAAGCGAGGGCATACAAGAAACCCCCCTTTTGCAAACCCTTTTTGCGTTAGGCGTGTTGAACTCTCTAGTGATTGACTACTACCTACGCCACTTAACCCAAATCAATATCAACAAGTTTTATATGTTGCAACTGCCTATGCCCCAGCCCACCACCCAAGAAATCCTAACCACCCCAAATTATCTCCAAGTGGCTAAACTTGCCCTAGAATGCCAACTCTTCCACGACCACCAAGCCCACTTCACGCCTTTACTCAGTGCCACGACCGACCCCAAAGGGGGGGACAGGGGGAGAAACGCGGAGCGTTTAAAGCCCCCCCATAATAAGAAAAATACTTTTTCTTCTTTTTCTATAGAAAATGGGATTTTTGAGGGCTTACACGCCCTAGCCCCCCTAGAAATCCCCAAAACCCCCGCACAACTCACCCAAAAACGCGCCGAACTAGACATTTTGATCGCTACAAAAATTTACCGCCTAACCCCCGAGCAATTTCGCCACATCATCAGCACCTTTAGCGTTTTAGCTAAAAAAAACGGGGAATTTGTAAGGGCATTAGAAGAAGCGTTAAAGCCCTAA
- a CDS encoding DUF485 domain-containing protein, with translation MAEFKAFVTLRQKVSWVLAGVVFLCYYAFVLGIGLFPQVLAYRLGPSAITLGIVAGAFLILLCIALTGLYTFLANEHFDTRQAQILNKLQESGALKELQNGMA, from the coding sequence ATCGCTGAGTTTAAAGCCTTTGTGACGTTGCGGCAAAAAGTTTCGTGGGTTTTAGCGGGGGTTGTCTTTCTGTGTTACTACGCCTTTGTGCTAGGCATCGGGCTCTTCCCCCAAGTGTTGGCTTACCGCCTAGGTCCTAGTGCGATCACGCTAGGCATTGTGGCGGGGGCGTTCTTAATTCTGCTATGTATCGCTCTAACGGGGCTTTACACCTTTTTAGCCAACGAGCATTTTGACACCCGCCAAGCCCAAATCTTAAACAAACTCCAAGAGAGCGGGGCATTAAAGGAGCTACAAAATGGCATGGCTTAG
- a CDS encoding PspA/IM30 family protein produces the protein MSKKAILAGVLCGSVFLGCSVYQSSDPDATPQPPRKEKPSKQAKEEAKETHALEQQIEQLKNAVATNERKMDALDNKLKTPHPQSPKKNQNHSPNHKPTKPQPLNPRVPPYTQAGTFWWAMG, from the coding sequence TTGTCAAAGAAAGCGATTTTAGCGGGAGTGTTGTGCGGGAGTGTGTTTTTAGGTTGCAGTGTGTACCAAAGCAGCGACCCCGATGCCACCCCACAACCCCCTAGAAAAGAAAAACCCAGCAAGCAGGCTAAAGAAGAGGCTAAAGAAACCCACGCCCTAGAGCAACAAATTGAGCAGCTCAAAAACGCCGTGGCCACAAATGAGCGCAAAATGGATGCGTTGGACAACAAGCTCAAAACCCCCCACCCCCAAAGCCCCAAGAAAAACCAAAACCACAGCCCCAACCACAAACCCACCAAGCCCCAGCCCCTAAACCCAAGAGTGCCCCCATACACACAAGCGGGCACTTTTTGGTGGGCTATGGGGTGA
- a CDS encoding M3 family oligoendopeptidase: MGSKEAKDLEHRWDLSALFKDQEALDKHLAAWDKKVASFEKKHAGSFAKIEPEKFEAVLAEYETLSEGISRAMSYVFLIFCVDAKRSDLYAKYQLLCADMGKHLLFVENEFCALESAKQEALIAATPKYAYFLRLLLRQKPHMLSLPEEKVLLATCGVGVEAFSNLFDQVITSLKMPFQNKMLSEEEILSELHNPDRKLRKQAQKTLTKSLKKQELVLTYVLNMVRKDLHIDTKLRHYERPETFRHLSNQISQASVDSMIEIVEEHYPLVHRYYKSKAKILGHKLKDHDRYAPIESKEAPLSYKEALDLVCKAYKEFSPKFYEIVKQGIEGGWVDSHPRADKRGGAFSDSTVPSAHPFVLLNFTGNRRSAFTIAHEFGHMIHQTLSRQVGYLNTNTPLTTSETASVFGEMLLFENLKKDLDKKELRGIYAGKLEDIFSTMFRQVVMTNFERRIHQNGEHFEELKAKDFDKIWQEENTKMFGKSLKLSKNYARWWSYIPHFIHSPFYCYSYSYGQLLVLALFGLYRSKKTLKEKQEFVDTYTTFLSKGGSQSPEELVGMFGLNIADKEFWKIGMGEVEKMLAEFEGLL; the protein is encoded by the coding sequence ATGGGAAGCAAAGAAGCAAAAGATTTAGAACACCGGTGGGATTTGAGCGCGCTTTTTAAAGACCAAGAAGCTTTAGACAAGCACCTAGCGGCTTGGGATAAAAAGGTCGCGAGTTTTGAGAAAAAGCATGCGGGCAGTTTTGCTAAGATTGAGCCCGAGAAGTTTGAGGCGGTGCTGGCAGAGTATGAAACCTTGAGTGAGGGCATTTCGCGGGCGATGAGTTATGTCTTTTTGATTTTCTGTGTGGATGCGAAAAGAAGCGACCTTTACGCCAAATACCAACTACTGTGTGCCGATATGGGCAAACATTTGCTCTTTGTGGAAAACGAGTTTTGTGCCCTAGAGAGCGCAAAACAAGAGGCGTTGATTGCCGCCACGCCCAAATACGCCTATTTCTTGCGCTTGCTTTTGCGCCAAAAGCCCCACATGCTGAGCCTGCCTGAGGAAAAGGTGCTTTTAGCCACTTGTGGTGTGGGCGTGGAGGCGTTTTCTAATTTGTTCGATCAGGTCATCACTTCGCTTAAAATGCCTTTTCAAAATAAAATGCTGAGCGAGGAAGAGATTTTATCCGAGCTGCACAACCCCGATCGCAAACTACGCAAACAGGCGCAAAAGACCTTGACAAAATCCTTAAAAAAGCAAGAGTTGGTGCTGACCTATGTTTTAAACATGGTGCGTAAAGACCTCCACATCGACACGAAGTTACGCCACTACGAAAGGCCCGAAACTTTTAGGCATTTGTCTAACCAAATCTCCCAAGCCAGCGTGGATAGCATGATCGAGATTGTGGAGGAACACTACCCCCTCGTGCACCGCTACTACAAAAGCAAGGCAAAAATTTTAGGCCATAAACTCAAGGACCACGACCGCTACGCCCCCATTGAATCCAAAGAAGCCCCTTTAAGCTACAAAGAGGCGTTGGATTTGGTGTGTAAGGCCTACAAAGAGTTTTCGCCCAAATTTTACGAAATTGTCAAGCAGGGCATTGAGGGGGGGTGGGTGGACTCGCACCCTAGAGCCGATAAACGGGGCGGGGCTTTTAGCGACAGCACGGTGCCTAGCGCACACCCCTTTGTGCTTTTAAACTTCACGGGCAATCGGCGTTCCGCCTTCACCATCGCTCACGAGTTTGGGCATATGATCCACCAGACCTTGAGCCGTCAAGTGGGCTATTTAAACACCAACACCCCCTTGACCACGAGCGAAACCGCCTCTGTCTTTGGTGAAATGCTTTTGTTTGAGAACCTGAAGAAAGACCTAGATAAGAAGGAGTTAAGGGGCATTTATGCGGGCAAATTAGAGGACATTTTCTCCACGATGTTTAGGCAGGTGGTGATGACGAATTTTGAAAGGCGTATCCACCAAAATGGGGAGCATTTTGAGGAGCTGAAAGCCAAAGATTTTGACAAAATTTGGCAAGAGGAAAACACCAAAATGTTTGGCAAGAGCTTGAAGCTCAGCAAAAACTACGCCCGTTGGTGGAGCTACATCCCTCACTTCATCCATTCGCCCTTTTACTGCTACTCTTACAGCTATGGGCAGTTGTTGGTCCTAGCGCTCTTTGGGCTATACCGTTCTAAGAAAACCCTAAAAGAGAAACAAGAGTTTGTAGACACCTACACCACCTTTTTAAGCAAGGGGGGCAGCCAAAGCCCTGAAGAGTTGGTGGGCATGTTTGGCTTAAACATTGCCGATAAAGAATTTTGGAAAATTGGCATGGGCGAGGTGGAGAAAATGCTCGCAGAGTTCGAGGGCTTGCTTTAA
- a CDS encoding alanine dehydrogenase gives MLGLVKESMDFEFRVGLVPHDVAQITPYFKVLVEEGAGLMSGYHDEDYKQAGAQIVKREEAWAQSVVAKCKEPLEHEYSLLAEGTTLFSYLDLAYNKSLAQMFIDKKITSLCTETLAGPKNNYPVLAPMSVVAGQLAAHLVQHYLLALEHLPGVFGLGVLLGGLSGQARVKVVVVGGVVGLEAAKFLSQAGARVVVLEIDPLKLQNHPYKELYHLEILAVHEANIEYALSGAVGLVGAVLITATSTPKVILKRHLSLMQKGGVVVDVACDLGGCVETIHQTSHSQPVYLQEGLIHYGVPNMPGVVAKTSSIAYSQASLPYLRHFLEHGLKSFLSANTKEVANTLGALSAYQGYLTQEGIARAFNLPFMDPCAVLKSL, from the coding sequence ATGTTAGGGCTCGTCAAAGAAAGCATGGATTTTGAGTTTAGGGTGGGCTTAGTCCCCCACGATGTGGCGCAAATCACCCCATATTTTAAAGTGCTGGTTGAAGAGGGAGCGGGGCTGATGAGTGGGTATCACGATGAAGACTACAAGCAAGCAGGGGCGCAAATCGTAAAGCGTGAAGAGGCGTGGGCACAAAGCGTGGTGGCAAAGTGCAAAGAGCCTTTGGAGCACGAGTATTCCCTACTAGCAGAGGGGACAACTCTCTTTAGCTACCTAGATTTAGCCTACAACAAGTCCTTAGCGCAGATGTTCATTGATAAAAAAATCACTTCCCTTTGCACGGAAACCCTAGCTGGCCCTAAGAACAACTACCCTGTGCTTGCCCCCATGAGCGTGGTGGCAGGACAACTCGCCGCCCACTTGGTGCAACATTATTTGCTAGCCCTAGAGCATTTGCCCGGGGTCTTTGGGCTGGGGGTGCTCTTAGGCGGTTTGAGCGGGCAGGCTAGGGTGAAAGTCGTGGTCGTGGGGGGCGTGGTGGGTTTGGAGGCGGCCAAATTCTTAAGCCAAGCGGGGGCGCGGGTGGTGGTGCTCGAGATCGACCCTTTGAAACTCCAAAACCATCCCTACAAAGAGCTCTACCACCTAGAGATTTTAGCCGTGCATGAGGCAAACATTGAATACGCCCTAAGTGGGGCGGTGGGGCTTGTGGGGGCGGTTTTGATCACCGCCACAAGCACGCCTAAAGTCATTTTAAAACGCCATTTATCATTGATGCAAAAGGGCGGTGTGGTGGTGGATGTGGCTTGCGATTTGGGCGGTTGTGTGGAAACGATCCACCAAACGAGCCACTCGCAGCCCGTGTATTTGCAAGAGGGCTTGATCCACTATGGCGTACCGAACATGCCAGGCGTGGTGGCCAAAACAAGCTCTATCGCCTACAGTCAAGCGAGTTTGCCCTATTTGCGCCACTTCTTAGAGCATGGGCTCAAAAGCTTTTTAAGCGCAAACACCAAAGAGGTCGCCAACACGCTAGGCGCGCTTAGTGCCTATCAGGGCTATCTCACCCAAGAGGGGATCGCTAGGGCGTTTAACTTGCCCTTTATGGACCCTTGCGCCGTGCTAAAGAGCCTTTAA